A single genomic interval of Glycine max cultivar Williams 82 chromosome 3 unlocalized genomic scaffold, Glycine_max_v4.0 Gm03_scaffold_27, whole genome shotgun sequence harbors:
- the LOC102668893 gene encoding L-type lectin-domain containing receptor kinase IX.2 isoform X1 has translation MAFSSIMSSGIDVLLWTERVLGRGALSCVFRGRVGIWRTAIAIKRLDKEDKECAKAFCRELMIASSLNDTNVIPLVGFCIDSEEGLFFVYKYVSGGSLEHHLHGRKKGVKGSSPLPWSVRYEVAIGIAEAVAYVRNDLDKLRSRCGSSSCLHSDLEGVEVVAHLNLNLKWGSFQ, from the exons ATGGCATTTTCTTCAATTATGAGTTCAGGAATCGATGTTTTGCTATGGACAGAGAGAGTGTTGGGGAGAGGTGCCTTGAGCTGTGTGTTTAGAGGAAGAGTTGGGATTTGGAGGACTGCTATTGCTATTAAAAGGTTGGATAAGGAAGACAAGGAGTGTGCCAAGGCGTTTTGCAGAGAATTGATGATTGCTAGTTCTCTGAATGACACAAATGTTATTCCTCTTGTGGGGTTTTGTATTGACTCGGAGGAGGGTTTGTTTTTTGTGTACAAGTATGTGTCAGGAGGAAGCTTAGAGCATCACTTACATG GGAGGAAGAAGGGTGTGAAGGGTAGTTCACCACTTCCATGGTCTGTGAGGTATGAAGTTGCAATTGGGATTGCAGAAGCTGTGGCTTATGTGCGTAATG ATTTGGACAAACTCAGATCTCGTTGCGGGTCCTCTAGTTGCCTTCACTCCGATCTCGAAGGTGTCGAAGTCGTCGCGCATCTCAACCTCAACCTCAAGTGGGGTAGCTTTCAATAG
- the LOC102668893 gene encoding receptor-like kinase LIP1 isoform X2: protein MAFSSIMSSGIDVLLWTERVLGRGALSCVFRGRVGIWRTAIAIKRLDKEDKECAKAFCRELMIASSLNDTNVIPLVGFCIDSEEGLFFVYKYVSGGSLEHHLHGRKKGVKGSSPLPWSVRYEVAIGIAEAVAYVRNVDEGWRGAIQVR, encoded by the exons ATGGCATTTTCTTCAATTATGAGTTCAGGAATCGATGTTTTGCTATGGACAGAGAGAGTGTTGGGGAGAGGTGCCTTGAGCTGTGTGTTTAGAGGAAGAGTTGGGATTTGGAGGACTGCTATTGCTATTAAAAGGTTGGATAAGGAAGACAAGGAGTGTGCCAAGGCGTTTTGCAGAGAATTGATGATTGCTAGTTCTCTGAATGACACAAATGTTATTCCTCTTGTGGGGTTTTGTATTGACTCGGAGGAGGGTTTGTTTTTTGTGTACAAGTATGTGTCAGGAGGAAGCTTAGAGCATCACTTACATG GGAGGAAGAAGGGTGTGAAGGGTAGTTCACCACTTCCATGGTCTGTGAGGTATGAAGTTGCAATTGGGATTGCAGAAGCTGTGGCTTATGTGCGTAATG TTGACGAAGGTTGGAGAGGAGCAATTCAAGTGAGGTGA